The nucleotide sequence TGAACTCGGTAATTGAGAAAAACAAAAGCAGCTCGATGCATTTCAGTCTGAAATAATCCAGTTTAATACGCTCATCAACATCATAAAGCTCACCGATTACATGGTCAATGCGTTCATTGGCCCTTACTAAAACATAACCGTTGTTTTTCATTAAACCTTCATAAAACTCAACTATATCAAAATCGGGAAGATATCTTTTGATGTATTCATTTGCAACATCAATGTCCATGAAAATCTCCAAACCCTTATAATATCCCAGCGGAAAATCGGAAACAGATTTTGTAACATCGGAAATGCTTATGCACAAATCTCCTTTTTCAAAGTATATTATCCTGTCATCCCCGACCTGATAGGCATATCTGCCTGAAGCACAGTGGTTGATTTCAAGCATCCTTGATGAGATGTTATCCTCGAAAAAAACATTTTCCATATTTTCAACGTGCATATCAATATAGGACAAGATTATTCCGGGAAATATTGAATAGGTTTCCATTTTGCCGTATTCCGCATTTTTTCCCAGTTCAACAACCTTTTTGATTCCTTCATCTATAATATTGAAATCAGAAACAAGAATATCATCAAACATGTTGTAGAGATTTTCATTCATGAGAATATTTTTGAGTTCGATTTTATTTAAAATGAACAGAAACAATACATATAAATGATTTCAAAACAAAAAATTATATTATAATAAAATATTACAGGGAAAATGTAAATGTCATTTAAAAACGATGAAATGTTAATAATGCCTGCTGTAGACATTAAGAATGGAAAATGCGTGCAGCTAGTTCAGGGCGAACCTGGAAGTGAAATGGTTGAAATAGAAAATCCCGAAAAAGTCGCTAAGCACTGGGAAGATTTGGGAGCTAAAAACATCCATGTTATTGATTTGGATGGAACCATCAATGGCGTGGCAAGTTTTGATATTATCAAAAAGATATTGAAAGAAGTATCAGTTCCAATCCAGCTTGGAGGAGGAATCAGAAGCCTTGAATATGCCCGCCAACTATTGGACCTTGACATAGAAAGACTAATCATCGGAACC is from Methanobrevibacter sp. and encodes:
- a CDS encoding AraC family transcriptional regulator, encoding MNENLYNMFDDILVSDFNIIDEGIKKVVELGKNAEYGKMETYSIFPGIILSYIDMHVENMENVFFEDNISSRMLEINHCASGRYAYQVGDDRIIYFEKGDLCISISDVTKSVSDFPLGYYKGLEIFMDIDVANEYIKRYLPDFDIVEFYEGLMKNNGYVLVRANERIDHVIGELYDVDERIKLDYFRLKCIELLLFFSITEFRDNDKISLSRKQADIVENVKNDLINDLESQITIDELASKYAISKTSLKNCFREVYGKPIFRWRKEYRLDYACKLIEQDELTISEISKRVGYSSPSKFSQAFKDYIGCTPSEFRK